A single genomic interval of Lathyrus oleraceus cultivar Zhongwan6 chromosome 7, CAAS_Psat_ZW6_1.0, whole genome shotgun sequence harbors:
- the LOC127104989 gene encoding photosystem II core complex proteins psbY, chloroplastic produces the protein MASTIIAMTMMNTKCFNTPSSPKFHNPTKLVTKPTSLLSLKNLLPKGTPATESTKLSTSIAGTALAGAIFSTLGACNPAFAAQQIADIAEASSDNRGLALLLPIIPAIAWVLFNILQPALNQINRMRNTKGVIIGLGLGGLTASGFVSTQDAMASEIAAIAEAGSDNRGQLLLFVVAPAILWVLYNILQPALNQINKMRSD, from the coding sequence ATGGCATCAACCATAATCGCAATGACCATGATGAACACAAAGTGCTTCAACACTCCTAGTTCACCAAAGTTCCACAACCCAACAAAACTCGTTACAAAACCCACTTCACTCCTTTCCCTCAAGAACCTTCTTCCAAAAGGAACTCCCGCAACAGAAAGCACCAAACTATCAACTTCCATAGCAGGAACAGCACTCGCAGGAGCAATATTCTCAACCCTCGGAGCCTGTAACCCCGCTTTTGCAGCACAACAAATAGCTGACATAGCTGAAGCATCATCAGATAACCGTGGTTTAGCACTTCTGTTACCTATAATTCCAGCCATAGCTTGGGTTCTGTTCAACATTCTTCAACCAGCACTTAACCAAATCAACCGTATGCGTAACACGAAAGGGGTTATCATTGGTTTGGGTCTTGGTGGATTAACAGCTTCAGGGTTTGTGTCAACACAAGATGCAATGGCTAGTGAAATTGCTGCTATTGCTGAAGCTGGTAGTGATAATAGGGGTCAGCTTCTGTTGTTTGTTGTAGCACCTGCCATTCTTTGGGTTCTCTATAATATTTTGCAGCCTGCTCTTAATCAAATCAACAAAATGAGATCAGATTGA